The following coding sequences are from one Odocoileus virginianus isolate 20LAN1187 ecotype Illinois chromosome 7, Ovbor_1.2, whole genome shotgun sequence window:
- the CXCL12 gene encoding stromal cell-derived factor 1 isoform X4 yields MDAKVFVVLALVLTALCLSDAKPVSLSYRCPCRFFESHVAKANVKHLKILNTPNCALQIVARLKNNNRQVCIDPKLKWIQEYLDKALNKRFKM; encoded by the exons ATGGATGCCAAGGTCTTCGTCGTGCTGGCCCTCGTGCTGACTGCGCTGTGCCTCAGCGACG cgAAACCGGTCAGCCTGAGCTACAGATGCCCTTGCCGATTCTTTGAAAGCCATGTCGCCAAAGCCAACGTCAAGCACCTCAAGATCCTCAACACTCCAAACTGCGCCCTTCAGATTGT GGCAAGGCTGAAGAACAACAATAGGCAAGTGTGCATTGACCCGAAACTGAAGTGGATTCAGGAATACCTGGACAAAGCTTTAAACAA GAGGTTCAAGATGTGA
- the CXCL12 gene encoding stromal cell-derived factor 1 isoform X5, protein MDAKVFVVLALVLTALCLSDAKPVSLSYRCPCRFFESHVAKANVKHLKILNTPNCALQIVARLKNNNRQVCIDPKLKWIQEYLDKALNKR, encoded by the exons ATGGATGCCAAGGTCTTCGTCGTGCTGGCCCTCGTGCTGACTGCGCTGTGCCTCAGCGACG cgAAACCGGTCAGCCTGAGCTACAGATGCCCTTGCCGATTCTTTGAAAGCCATGTCGCCAAAGCCAACGTCAAGCACCTCAAGATCCTCAACACTCCAAACTGCGCCCTTCAGATTGT GGCAAGGCTGAAGAACAACAATAGGCAAGTGTGCATTGACCCGAAACTGAAGTGGATTCAGGAATACCTGGACAAAGCTTTAAACAA ACGCTGA
- the CXCL12 gene encoding stromal cell-derived factor 1 isoform X3, with protein MDAKVFVVLALVLTALCLSDAKPVSLSYRCPCRFFESHVAKANVKHLKILNTPNCALQIVARLKNNNRQVCIDPKLKWIQEYLDKALNKFSFSPLGSLSTVR; from the exons ATGGATGCCAAGGTCTTCGTCGTGCTGGCCCTCGTGCTGACTGCGCTGTGCCTCAGCGACG cgAAACCGGTCAGCCTGAGCTACAGATGCCCTTGCCGATTCTTTGAAAGCCATGTCGCCAAAGCCAACGTCAAGCACCTCAAGATCCTCAACACTCCAAACTGCGCCCTTCAGATTGT GGCAAGGCTGAAGAACAACAATAGGCAAGTGTGCATTGACCCGAAACTGAAGTGGATTCAGGAATACCTGGACAAAGCTTTAAACAA ATTCTCCTTTTCTCCCCTGGGGAGTCTGAGCACAGTCAGGTGA
- the CXCL12 gene encoding stromal cell-derived factor 1 isoform X1, with product MDAKVFVVLALVLTALCLSDAKPVSLSYRCPCRFFESHVAKANVKHLKILNTPNCALQIVARLKNNNRQVCIDPKLKWIQEYLDKALNKGSREEKVGKKEKIGKKKRQKKRKAAQKRKN from the exons ATGGATGCCAAGGTCTTCGTCGTGCTGGCCCTCGTGCTGACTGCGCTGTGCCTCAGCGACG cgAAACCGGTCAGCCTGAGCTACAGATGCCCTTGCCGATTCTTTGAAAGCCATGTCGCCAAAGCCAACGTCAAGCACCTCAAGATCCTCAACACTCCAAACTGCGCCCTTCAGATTGT GGCAAGGCTGAAGAACAACAATAGGCAAGTGTGCATTGACCCGAAACTGAAGTGGATTCAGGAATACCTGGACAAAGCTTTAAACAA ggggagcagagaagaaaaagtggggaaaaaagaaaagataggaaaaaagaagcgacagaagaagagaaaggctgctcagaaaaggaaaaactag